From Levilactobacillus zymae, a single genomic window includes:
- the rpsP gene encoding 30S ribosomal protein S16, whose translation MSVKIRLKRVGSKKRPFYRIVVADSRSPRDGRFIENVGTYNPVVNPAEVKLNEESIMNWLNNGAQPSDTVKNLLSNAGIMKQYHEAKYTKK comes from the coding sequence ATGTCAGTAAAGATTCGCTTAAAGCGGGTGGGTTCTAAGAAGCGCCCATTCTACCGAATCGTGGTTGCCGATTCTCGGAGCCCTCGGGATGGTCGGTTTATCGAAAACGTTGGGACTTACAACCCAGTGGTAAACCCAGCCGAAGTTAAGTTAAACGAAGAATCCATCATGAACTGGTTGAACAACGGTGCTCAACCTTCAGATACGGTGAAGAACTTACTTTCGAACGCCGGAATCATGAAGCAATACCACGAAGCTAAGTACACTAAGAAGTAG
- a CDS encoding VWA-like domain-containing protein: MLSLSARLSRLATLPAKQQASATRELCQASVMYLLQHDPFYGRVLSQLAVTLQARPTPLGLRARPTDWQLIVSPAALAQTAWTGAQWLAMLRHVVLHLVWDHPDRYAAALRTPQQAPLVRWATDAAVNDYLDDLPAGAVTSQTLHTLLDQPVAAKQDSAVYWRLLRRWQTQHAATTSVTPHPVPNQEVGDQLVEQLATATPQPGQRDGHRGWATGQLSDQVARDQWRRQVLTTTAETLSAKQRGTLPGKVQAALTMMPLTHPLNWQGLLQRQLGQVPAGRQPAYGRFNRRQPQRMELPGQTVQTWQTIRIFVDESGSMGNQEIAYLLSQLTRLLAIYPASIRVYPFDTVVHSRQSFTLTGRVPDLKRVGGGGTRFQAVFDSLPRLMAGQPGQLAILLTDGYGEARVTCPVALDVIWLLTSPVAQFSVQHAPGQVISLASDPQLQALRGNLT; this comes from the coding sequence ATGTTGAGTCTTTCAGCACGATTAAGCCGGTTAGCGACCCTGCCAGCTAAGCAACAGGCATCAGCGACTAGGGAGCTCTGTCAAGCTAGTGTGATGTATCTTCTGCAACACGACCCGTTTTATGGCCGGGTGTTAAGCCAGTTAGCCGTGACCCTGCAGGCGCGCCCGACGCCGCTAGGGTTACGGGCCCGCCCAACGGATTGGCAATTAATAGTCAGTCCCGCTGCCCTGGCCCAAACGGCTTGGACGGGGGCGCAATGGTTAGCCATGCTGCGCCACGTGGTGTTGCACTTGGTCTGGGATCACCCGGACCGTTACGCCGCGGCGCTGCGGACACCTCAACAGGCGCCGCTGGTACGCTGGGCCACCGATGCGGCGGTCAACGACTACCTCGACGACTTGCCGGCGGGGGCCGTAACCAGTCAGACGTTACACACGTTACTGGACCAACCGGTGGCAGCGAAACAGGATTCAGCCGTTTATTGGCGGTTACTGCGCCGGTGGCAGACTCAGCACGCGGCTACGACGTCGGTAACGCCCCATCCGGTACCCAATCAAGAGGTGGGCGATCAGTTAGTGGAACAACTGGCCACGGCAACGCCCCAACCCGGCCAACGCGACGGCCATCGGGGGTGGGCGACCGGCCAACTGAGTGATCAGGTCGCTAGAGACCAGTGGCGGCGGCAGGTCCTCACCACGACGGCTGAAACGCTCAGTGCCAAGCAGCGGGGGACCTTACCGGGCAAGGTCCAGGCGGCTTTGACCATGATGCCGCTGACTCACCCGCTGAACTGGCAGGGGCTGTTACAGCGTCAATTAGGCCAGGTGCCGGCGGGGCGGCAACCGGCCTATGGGCGGTTTAACCGGCGCCAACCGCAACGCATGGAGTTGCCGGGCCAAACGGTACAGACCTGGCAGACCATCCGCATTTTCGTGGATGAGTCGGGATCGATGGGAAACCAAGAAATTGCCTATCTACTGAGTCAACTGACCCGCTTGTTGGCGATTTACCCGGCCAGTATCCGGGTCTACCCGTTTGACACCGTGGTTCACAGCCGCCAGAGCTTTACCCTGACCGGTCGGGTCCCCGACCTAAAGCGTGTCGGTGGGGGCGGGACCCGTTTTCAAGCGGTTTTTGATAGCTTGCCGCGATTAATGGCCGGTCAACCGGGGCAATTGGCGATTCTACTGACTGACGGTTACGGCGAGGCTCGGGTGACCTGCCCGGTGGCCTTAGACGTTATCTGGTTATTGACCAGTCCCGTGGCCCAATTTTCGGTGCAGCACGCGCCCGGCCAGGTGATTAGTCTGGCCAGCGATCCACAACTTCAAGCCCTAAGGGGGAATCTGACATGA
- a CDS encoding KH domain-containing protein: MTDFKALILAIVSPLVEHPDDLVVTTTETERFYEYRLAVHPDDVGRVIGKQGRVAQAIRTIVYSVRVNGNKRVRLIIDDHPTKTLE, translated from the coding sequence ATGACCGATTTTAAGGCATTAATTCTTGCAATTGTCAGCCCCCTCGTGGAACATCCGGATGATTTGGTCGTCACGACCACGGAAACGGAGCGGTTCTACGAATATCGGTTAGCCGTGCACCCGGACGATGTTGGCCGGGTCATCGGTAAGCAAGGCCGGGTCGCCCAAGCTATTCGGACAATCGTCTATAGCGTGCGCGTCAACGGCAATAAACGGGTTCGGCTCATCATTGATGACCACCCGACAAAGACTCTCGAGTGA
- the trmD gene encoding tRNA (guanosine(37)-N1)-methyltransferase TrmD: MRIDVLSLFPDMFSGPMHDSIVGKAIENGHLTMPVTNFRDYSTNKHGNVDDYPFGGGAGMLLQPQPIFDALAATQEQAAAEGLPKGRVILTDPAGVTFDQHVAETFAHEEHLTFLCGHYEGYDERIRQLVTDEVSLGDFVLTGGELPTMVMIDATVRLLPGVLGNAESAPGDSFSSGLLEYPQYTRPADFRGMTVPDVLISGNHQKIDEWRQKEALRRTYLRRPDLIDHQHLTQQQKHLLADVRIEEEEKRDQQSRS, translated from the coding sequence ATGCGAATTGACGTGTTAAGTTTATTTCCCGATATGTTTAGCGGGCCGATGCACGATTCCATCGTGGGTAAGGCCATCGAAAACGGCCATTTGACCATGCCGGTGACCAACTTTCGGGACTACTCGACCAATAAGCACGGTAACGTGGACGATTATCCCTTTGGTGGGGGGGCGGGGATGCTGTTACAGCCCCAACCCATCTTTGATGCCTTAGCTGCTACGCAGGAACAGGCGGCCGCTGAGGGACTGCCCAAGGGCCGAGTGATTCTGACGGATCCGGCGGGCGTGACCTTTGACCAGCACGTGGCCGAGACCTTTGCCCACGAGGAACACCTGACCTTCCTGTGCGGCCATTACGAGGGCTATGACGAACGGATTCGGCAGCTGGTGACCGATGAGGTGTCGTTGGGCGACTTCGTGTTGACCGGCGGGGAATTGCCAACCATGGTGATGATCGACGCTACGGTGCGGCTCCTACCCGGGGTACTGGGTAACGCCGAGTCGGCGCCCGGTGACTCGTTTTCGTCCGGATTGTTGGAATACCCGCAATACACGCGGCCAGCTGATTTTCGGGGGATGACCGTGCCGGACGTGTTGATCAGCGGGAACCACCAAAAAATCGACGAATGGCGGCAAAAAGAAGCGTTACGGCGGACTTATCTGCGCCGACCGGACTTGATTGACCACCAGCACCTGACCCAACAGCAGAAGCATTTATTGGCCGACGTGCGTATCGAAGAAGAGGAAAAGCGTGACCAGCAGTCAAGAAGTTAA
- the rplS gene encoding 50S ribosomal protein L19, producing the protein MRQNQLIAKINQEQLRDDVPDFRAGDTVRVHARIVEGSRERIQLFEGVVIKRKGAGIQATYTVRKISNGVGVERIFPLHSPRVAKIDVIRQGRVRRAKLYYLRDLNGKAARIPERRRN; encoded by the coding sequence ATGCGCCAAAATCAATTAATTGCCAAGATTAACCAAGAACAATTACGTGACGATGTGCCGGACTTCCGTGCCGGGGATACTGTTCGCGTTCACGCCCGGATCGTTGAAGGGTCCCGCGAACGGATTCAGTTATTCGAAGGTGTCGTTATCAAGCGTAAGGGTGCGGGCATCCAAGCTACTTACACGGTTCGTAAGATCAGTAACGGTGTCGGTGTGGAACGGATCTTCCCATTACACTCCCCACGAGTTGCTAAGATCGACGTTATCCGCCAAGGTCGGGTACGTCGGGCTAAGCTCTACTACTTACGTGATCTTAATGGTAAGGCTGCGCGGATTCCAGAACGCCGTCGTAACTAA
- the rimM gene encoding ribosome maturation factor RimM (Essential for efficient processing of 16S rRNA): MTYYTVGTIVNTHGIKGEVRVIATTDFPQKRFAKGAVLWAFLPNATQPTKLTVATVRQHKQFYLLSFTGYPSINDVEGFKTATLKITADELQADDLKPGEYYYHQIVGLHVVTESGDQLGTIKEILSPGANDVWVVQRTGKADLLLPVIDQVVKHIDLDSQQVTVDLMEGLD, translated from the coding sequence ATGACGTATTATACGGTGGGTACCATTGTGAACACTCACGGCATTAAAGGAGAGGTGCGGGTCATCGCCACCACCGACTTTCCTCAGAAGCGCTTCGCCAAGGGGGCCGTTTTGTGGGCCTTCTTGCCCAACGCGACGCAACCCACGAAGCTGACCGTGGCCACGGTGCGCCAGCATAAGCAATTTTATTTGTTAAGTTTCACCGGTTACCCGTCAATCAATGACGTGGAGGGCTTCAAGACCGCTACGCTCAAGATCACGGCCGACGAGTTACAAGCCGATGATTTAAAGCCCGGCGAATACTATTACCACCAGATTGTGGGCCTACACGTGGTGACGGAATCGGGAGACCAGCTGGGTACCATTAAAGAAATCTTGTCGCCCGGCGCTAACGACGTGTGGGTGGTCCAACGCACCGGGAAAGCCGACCTCTTGTTACCGGTGATCGACCAGGTGGTCAAGCACATCGACCTCGACTCGCAGCAGGTCACGGTTGATTTAATGGAGGGACTCGACTAA
- a CDS encoding ATP-binding protein has protein sequence MALTYQQCLQAVQVVLASGSVPTLVGEAGIGKSALVADVAQQRHAKLFTTVVSLVEKGDLVIPVPPLTSDSFIQTAHYGRLADVQFGYSHTLVSLIQYAEAHPDDEIIWFLDEFNRGTQAVQSELMNLVLQRQINSLVLPQQVHLILAENPDATMRGFASSHYGVTPGDAAIADRTTRLVLQADTPTWLAWAQAQVNGQPRISPLVTNYLTANPSDLFTAPTSDQEDADLQPTPRAWARVSRLLRELDRQDLLGTTAVARELLVGNLGATVGTAFAGYVQTKRPTLTVAQLYTQDAAATTFRTLNPAQQQRLLTQCLQNVDAWPLTKTVNAERFTQLLMLCAPDGQFAVARTMAQQPGLLEALYQQVATTTAVSQLYAVLTQIGKRGSQIEV, from the coding sequence GTGGCTTTAACCTACCAACAATGTTTACAGGCGGTGCAGGTGGTCTTAGCGAGTGGGAGCGTCCCCACCCTCGTGGGGGAAGCCGGTATCGGCAAGTCCGCGCTGGTGGCCGACGTGGCCCAGCAACGCCACGCTAAGCTCTTCACCACGGTGGTCAGCCTGGTGGAAAAAGGGGACCTGGTGATCCCCGTGCCGCCACTAACCAGCGACTCGTTTATCCAAACGGCCCACTACGGGCGCTTGGCCGACGTGCAATTCGGCTATTCGCACACCCTGGTGAGTCTGATCCAGTACGCCGAGGCCCATCCCGATGACGAAATCATCTGGTTTCTCGACGAGTTCAACCGGGGCACCCAGGCGGTGCAAAGCGAACTGATGAACCTGGTCTTACAGCGCCAGATCAATAGCCTGGTCTTACCGCAACAGGTCCACCTGATCTTAGCGGAAAACCCGGACGCTACCATGCGGGGATTTGCCAGCAGTCATTACGGCGTGACCCCCGGGGATGCGGCCATCGCCGATCGGACCACCCGTTTGGTCCTGCAGGCCGACACGCCGACCTGGTTGGCCTGGGCCCAAGCGCAGGTCAACGGGCAACCCCGCATTAGTCCGTTGGTGACTAACTACCTGACGGCCAATCCCAGTGATTTGTTCACGGCCCCGACCAGCGACCAGGAAGACGCCGACTTACAGCCAACGCCCCGGGCCTGGGCGCGCGTTTCGCGGCTATTGCGCGAGCTCGATCGGCAGGACTTGCTGGGGACGACCGCCGTGGCCCGCGAGTTATTGGTGGGGAACCTGGGTGCCACGGTCGGGACGGCCTTTGCCGGTTACGTGCAGACCAAGCGCCCCACGCTGACCGTGGCACAGCTGTACACCCAAGATGCGGCGGCAACGACCTTTCGCACGTTAAATCCGGCCCAACAGCAGCGCTTGCTGACTCAGTGTCTTCAGAACGTGGACGCTTGGCCGTTGACGAAGACGGTTAACGCCGAACGCTTCACGCAGTTATTGATGCTGTGCGCCCCGGACGGGCAATTTGCGGTGGCTCGGACCATGGCCCAACAACCGGGACTCTTAGAGGCCCTGTATCAACAGGTAGCGACCACGACGGCGGTGAGCCAACTTTACGCGGTACTGACCCAGATTGGCAAACGTGGCAGTCAAATCGAGGTGTAG
- a CDS encoding cation-translocating P-type ATPase: MTKIPLYQQTVAALYQRLQTSDQGLSTATAQERLARNGRNALAQQKKTTLLQRFIGQFKDLMIIVLLVAAIVAGMTGELVDAVIILLVVILNAIFGVFQEAKAEEAINALKDMAAPNATVRRDGQVLTVKSDELVVGDSVLLEAGDVVPADLRLVDVAGLKVEESALTGESVPVEKTSAVLTGDNLSLGDRTNLAFMNSNVTYGRATGVVVATGMATEVGRIAGMLEAADETTTPLQANLVQLGKALTGLILVIAAVVFGLGLWRGTANVIDMLLTAISLAVAAIPEGLPAIVTITLALGTQRMAKRHALVRKLPAVETLGSTDIIASDKTGTLTQNKMTVEQVYQNGRLVPATANPLRDDDPLARIMLLSNDTQQLADGLAGDPTETALVQYQLDRQFPVAQTLKTYPRVAEIPFDSERKLMTTVHPLSDGQFLVAVKGAPDELLKRVTRVDLAGEITAVTAAQRQAILATNHDLATQAIRVLAFAYRVVPAVPTPLDSATAEQDLIFAGLVGMIDPERPEVAQAVAEAKGAGIRPIMITGDHRDTAAAIAQRLGIITAKQTDAVLTGAELDALDDATFQKTVDQYAVYARVAPEHKVRIVNAWQKRGKVVAMTGDGVNDAPALKAADIGIGMGITGTEVAKGASDMVLADDNFATIVVAVEEGRKVFANIQKAIQYLLSANLGEVLTLFMMTMLGWQILAPVHILWINLVTDTLPAIALGVEPLERNLMNRPPRGRKSNFFSGGVLSGILYQGFLEGALTLGVYWLAITFPVHASASLAHADALTMAFATLGLIQLFHAFNSKSIHGSLFKIGVWRNKFFNWAIVIAFGLLAMTILVPGLNGIFHVTTLTLGQWGIVGLAGLLMVVIVEIVKFFQRRALPQVKG; this comes from the coding sequence ATGACCAAAATACCGCTCTATCAACAAACTGTCGCGGCACTTTACCAGCGGCTACAGACCAGTGACCAGGGATTGAGTACCGCTACCGCGCAGGAACGCTTAGCGCGCAACGGCCGTAACGCCTTGGCCCAACAGAAAAAAACAACCCTACTTCAGCGTTTCATCGGCCAATTCAAGGACCTGATGATCATCGTATTACTGGTGGCGGCTATCGTTGCCGGGATGACCGGGGAACTGGTCGATGCCGTGATTATTCTCTTAGTGGTGATTTTAAACGCCATCTTCGGGGTCTTTCAGGAGGCCAAGGCTGAGGAGGCCATTAACGCCCTAAAGGACATGGCCGCACCCAACGCCACGGTGCGTCGTGACGGTCAGGTTCTGACCGTTAAGAGTGACGAGTTGGTCGTCGGTGACAGCGTCTTATTAGAAGCCGGCGACGTGGTGCCCGCCGATCTGCGACTGGTCGATGTGGCGGGCCTGAAGGTCGAAGAGTCCGCGTTGACCGGGGAATCCGTGCCAGTTGAGAAGACTAGCGCCGTGTTGACCGGTGATAACTTGAGTCTGGGGGACCGGACCAACCTGGCGTTCATGAACAGCAACGTGACATACGGCCGGGCGACCGGAGTGGTCGTGGCGACGGGGATGGCCACCGAGGTGGGCCGCATCGCCGGGATGCTCGAAGCCGCCGACGAGACCACCACGCCGCTACAGGCCAATCTGGTTCAGCTGGGGAAGGCGTTGACCGGACTAATCTTAGTGATTGCTGCCGTGGTCTTTGGTTTAGGACTTTGGCGCGGGACGGCTAACGTCATCGACATGCTACTGACGGCCATCTCGCTGGCCGTAGCGGCGATTCCGGAAGGCTTACCGGCCATCGTGACCATCACGCTAGCGTTAGGGACCCAACGCATGGCTAAGCGCCACGCGTTGGTCCGCAAGCTCCCGGCGGTCGAAACGCTGGGGAGTACCGACATCATCGCCTCGGATAAGACCGGGACGCTGACGCAAAACAAGATGACCGTCGAACAAGTCTACCAAAACGGCCGCTTGGTACCGGCCACCGCTAATCCACTCCGTGACGATGATCCGTTGGCCCGCATCATGTTATTGAGCAACGATACGCAACAGCTGGCTGATGGTTTGGCCGGTGATCCCACGGAAACGGCGTTGGTCCAGTACCAACTCGACCGCCAGTTCCCGGTGGCCCAAACGCTAAAGACGTATCCGCGAGTCGCCGAGATTCCGTTTGATTCGGAACGGAAGTTGATGACCACGGTTCACCCTCTAAGTGACGGCCAGTTTCTGGTGGCCGTCAAGGGGGCGCCCGACGAGCTCTTAAAGCGGGTTACGCGCGTCGATCTGGCTGGTGAGATCACGGCCGTCACGGCGGCGCAACGCCAGGCCATTTTAGCCACCAACCACGACCTGGCAACCCAGGCGATTCGGGTGTTGGCCTTCGCCTACCGCGTCGTGCCGGCCGTGCCGACGCCGCTAGACTCGGCTACCGCCGAACAGGACCTGATCTTTGCCGGGTTGGTGGGGATGATCGATCCCGAACGCCCGGAAGTGGCCCAAGCCGTCGCCGAAGCCAAGGGCGCGGGGATTCGGCCCATCATGATCACCGGGGATCACCGTGACACCGCTGCGGCCATCGCCCAACGGTTGGGCATTATCACCGCCAAGCAGACCGACGCCGTGTTGACCGGGGCGGAACTCGACGCCTTAGACGACGCCACGTTCCAAAAGACGGTCGACCAATACGCGGTCTACGCGCGGGTGGCGCCGGAGCACAAGGTCCGCATTGTGAACGCTTGGCAGAAGCGCGGGAAGGTCGTGGCCATGACCGGCGACGGGGTCAACGACGCCCCGGCGTTGAAGGCCGCCGACATCGGGATCGGCATGGGAATCACCGGGACCGAGGTCGCCAAGGGGGCCAGTGACATGGTCTTAGCCGATGACAATTTTGCGACCATCGTGGTGGCGGTCGAAGAGGGGCGGAAGGTCTTTGCCAACATTCAAAAGGCCATCCAGTACCTGCTCTCCGCCAACCTGGGAGAAGTCTTGACCCTGTTCATGATGACCATGCTGGGCTGGCAGATCTTAGCCCCCGTGCATATCTTATGGATTAACCTGGTGACCGATACCTTGCCGGCCATCGCCTTAGGGGTGGAACCGCTGGAACGCAACCTGATGAACCGCCCACCGCGGGGCCGCAAGTCGAACTTCTTTTCCGGTGGGGTCCTAAGCGGGATTCTCTACCAAGGGTTCTTAGAAGGGGCGTTAACGCTGGGCGTCTACTGGCTGGCGATTACCTTCCCGGTTCACGCGAGTGCGAGTCTGGCTCACGCTGACGCACTGACCATGGCCTTTGCCACGTTGGGACTGATCCAACTCTTCCACGCCTTTAACTCCAAGTCGATCCACGGCTCGTTGTTTAAAATCGGCGTGTGGCGCAATAAGTTCTTCAACTGGGCGATTGTGATTGCTTTTGGCTTACTGGCCATGACGATTCTGGTGCCGGGCTTAAACGGGATCTTCCACGTGACGACGTTAACGTTAGGTCAATGGGGGATCGTAGGCTTGGCCGGCCTCTTGATGGTCGTCATCGTCGAAATCGTTAAGTTCTTTCAGCGCCGGGCCCTACCGCAAGTCAAGGGTTAA